From a region of the Erythrobacter neustonensis genome:
- the rpsS gene encoding 30S ribosomal protein S19 yields MARSVWKGPFVELSLLKKAEGAQEASNTKPIKTWSRRSTILPQFVGLTFNVYNGHKFIPVSVSEEMVGHKLGEFAPTRTFPGHAADKKGKR; encoded by the coding sequence ATGGCACGTTCCGTCTGGAAAGGTCCGTTTGTCGAGCTGAGCCTGCTCAAGAAGGCAGAGGGCGCGCAGGAAGCGAGCAACACCAAGCCGATCAAGACCTGGTCGCGTCGCTCCACGATTCTGCCGCAGTTCGTCGGGTTGACCTTCAATGTCTACAATGGACACAAGTTCATTCCCGTTTCGGTTTCGGAAGAAATGGTCGGTCACAAGCTTGGTGAATTTGCGCCCACGCGCACCTTCCCGGGCCACGCTGCCGACAAGAAGGGCAAGCGCTAA
- the rplC gene encoding 50S ribosomal protein L3, which translates to MRTGVIAKKVGMTRLFQEDGRHVPVTVLSLEDCQVVSHRTADRDGYFAVQLGAGEAKQKNVAKPQREHFAKADVGLKKRVAEFRVENEDGLVPVGSTISAEHFIAGQMVDITGHTQGKGFAGAMKRWGFGGMRATHGVSISHRAHGSTGNRQDPGRVFKGKKMAGHMGDRQRTQQNLEIVRTDAERGLLFVKGSVPGAKNGWLLVRDSVKLSAPEGLPFPGAVLDKKAPKADTTPSVADAAADEAVVTEGAENDAVATEENKEG; encoded by the coding sequence ATGCGCACAGGCGTTATCGCAAAGAAAGTCGGGATGACCCGCCTCTTCCAAGAGGACGGACGGCACGTTCCCGTGACCGTTCTCTCGCTGGAAGATTGCCAGGTGGTCTCGCACCGTACTGCCGATCGCGATGGTTATTTCGCGGTCCAGCTCGGTGCGGGCGAAGCCAAGCAGAAGAACGTTGCCAAGCCGCAGCGTGAACATTTCGCCAAGGCCGACGTCGGCCTCAAGAAGCGCGTCGCTGAATTCCGCGTCGAAAACGAAGACGGCCTCGTGCCCGTCGGTTCGACCATCAGCGCCGAGCATTTCATTGCTGGTCAGATGGTCGACATCACCGGCCACACCCAGGGTAAGGGCTTTGCCGGCGCCATGAAGCGTTGGGGCTTCGGTGGTATGCGCGCCACCCACGGTGTGTCGATCTCGCACCGTGCCCACGGTTCGACGGGTAACCGTCAGGATCCGGGCCGCGTGTTCAAGGGCAAGAAGATGGCCGGCCACATGGGCGACCGTCAGCGCACCCAGCAGAACCTCGAAATCGTCCGCACCGACGCCGAGCGCGGTCTTCTCTTCGTCAAGGGTTCGGTCCCGGGCGCGAAGAATGGCTGGCTGCTCGTTCGCGACTCGGTGAAGCTGTCGGCCCCTGAAGGCCTGCCGTTCCCGGGCGCTGTCCTCGACAAGAAGGCTCCCAAGGCTGACACGACCCCTTCGGTGGCCGATGCTGCAGCTGACGAAGCCGTTGTGACCGAAGGCGCCGAAAACGACGCCGTGGCCACTGAAGAAAACAAGGAAGGCTGA
- the rpmD gene encoding 50S ribosomal protein L30, which translates to MATIKIKQIGSPIRRPESQRKILIGLGLNKMHKVVERQDTPEVRGAIAKLPHLVQVID; encoded by the coding sequence ATGGCTACCATCAAGATCAAGCAGATCGGTTCGCCGATCCGTCGTCCGGAAAGCCAGCGCAAGATCCTTATCGGTCTTGGGTTGAACAAGATGCACAAAGTTGTAGAGCGCCAGGACACCCCCGAGGTGCGCGGTGCAATTGCAAAATTGCCGCACCTTGTTCAGGTGATCGACTAA
- the rpsJ gene encoding 30S ribosomal protein S10, giving the protein MEAQNIRIRLKAFDHRVLDQATGEIADTARRTGALIRGPIPLPTRIEKFTVNRGPHVDKKSREQFEVRTYKRLLDIVQPNAQTVDALMKLDLAAGVNVEIKLA; this is encoded by the coding sequence ATGGAAGCTCAGAATATCCGCATTCGCCTCAAGGCGTTTGACCACCGCGTGCTCGACCAGGCAACTGGCGAGATCGCTGACACGGCCCGCCGCACCGGCGCGCTTATTCGTGGCCCCATTCCGCTGCCCACGCGCATCGAGAAGTTCACCGTGAACCGCGGTCCGCACGTCGACAAGAAGTCGCGCGAGCAATTCGAAGTGCGTACCTACAAGCGGCTGCTCGACATCGTGCAGCCCAACGCCCAGACCGTCGATGCTCTGATGAAGCTCGATCTGGCTGCCGGCGTGAACGTCGAGATCAAGCTGGCCTGA
- the rplV gene encoding 50S ribosomal protein L22: MGKAKAPRRVGDNEALAVGTTIRGSAQKLNLVAALIRGKKAEDALNILAFSKRAMARDASKVLASAIANAENNHNLDVDALIVAEASVGKSVTMKRFHTRGRGKSTRILKPFSRLRIVVREAEEA; the protein is encoded by the coding sequence ATGGGCAAGGCAAAAGCACCCCGCCGCGTTGGCGATAACGAGGCGCTGGCCGTCGGCACCACGATCCGTGGTTCGGCGCAGAAGCTCAACCTCGTCGCCGCTCTGATCCGTGGCAAGAAGGCCGAAGATGCGCTGAACATCCTCGCCTTCTCGAAGCGGGCCATGGCACGTGACGCCAGCAAGGTTCTCGCTTCGGCGATCGCCAATGCTGAAAACAACCACAACCTCGACGTCGATGCGCTCATCGTGGCGGAAGCCTCGGTCGGCAAGTCGGTGACGATGAAGCGGTTCCACACCCGTGGTCGCGGCAAGTCGACCCGGATCCTCAAGCCGTTTTCGCGGCTGCGGATTGTGGTTCGCGAAGCAGAAGAGGCGTAA
- the rplP gene encoding 50S ribosomal protein L16: MLQPKKTKFRKQFKGRIKGEAKGGTALNFGSYGLKALEPERVTARQIEAARRAITRHIKRQGRLWIRVFPDVPVSKKPAEVRQGKGKGSVEYWAAKVKPGRILFELDGVAGPLAAEAFERAAMKLPIKTKVVARLGDTSHLGGE; the protein is encoded by the coding sequence ATGTTGCAACCGAAAAAGACCAAGTTCCGCAAGCAGTTCAAGGGCCGGATCAAGGGCGAAGCCAAGGGCGGCACCGCGCTCAACTTCGGTTCCTACGGCCTCAAGGCTCTGGAACCCGAGCGGGTCACCGCGCGCCAGATCGAAGCTGCGCGTCGTGCGATCACCCGCCACATCAAGCGTCAGGGCCGTCTCTGGATCCGCGTCTTCCCCGATGTGCCCGTGTCCAAGAAGCCTGCCGAAGTCCGTCAGGGTAAGGGCAAGGGTTCGGTCGAATACTGGGCAGCCAAGGTGAAGCCGGGCCGCATCCTGTTCGAACTCGACGGCGTCGCCGGCCCGCTGGCTGCCGAAGCATTCGAGCGCGCGGCGATGAAGCTGCCGATCAAGACCAAGGTCGTTGCCCGTCTGGGCGACACCAGCCACCTGGGAGGCGAATAA
- the rplR gene encoding 50S ribosomal protein L18: MAKLSLFERRRRRVRTALRARAGGKPRLSVHRTGRHIYAQIIDDAAGKTVAAASTLGGSVSGANVDAAAEVGKQIAEAAKKAGVTTVVFDRGGFLFHGRVKALADAAREGGLEF, from the coding sequence ATGGCAAAGCTTTCCCTTTTCGAACGTCGCCGTCGCCGGGTTCGCACTGCGCTTCGCGCGCGTGCCGGTGGCAAGCCCCGTCTGTCGGTGCACCGCACCGGCCGCCACATCTACGCCCAGATCATCGATGACGCAGCCGGCAAGACCGTCGCTGCTGCCTCGACCCTGGGTGGTTCGGTCAGCGGCGCGAATGTCGATGCTGCTGCCGAAGTCGGCAAGCAGATCGCCGAGGCCGCCAAGAAGGCGGGCGTGACGACTGTCGTGTTCGATCGCGGCGGTTTCCTGTTCCATGGCCGCGTCAAGGCGCTGGCCGATGCCGCCCGTGAAGGCGGGCTGGAGTTCTGA
- the rplF gene encoding 50S ribosomal protein L6 yields MSRIGKKPVAIPGGVTATIDNGTLSVKGPKGTLSLGLSDLIDYKVEDGAISVKPANDTRQARAFWGMQRTLVSNLVEGVTDGFTKVLVIKGVGYRANAQGRNLKLQLGYSHDVDLPVPEGLEVKTPDQTTIEISGIDKQAVGQFAAEIRRWRKPEPYKGKGIAYRGEYIFRKEGKKR; encoded by the coding sequence ATGAGCCGCATCGGCAAAAAGCCGGTGGCGATCCCCGGAGGGGTGACGGCCACCATCGACAACGGCACGCTCAGCGTGAAGGGCCCCAAGGGCACCCTGTCGCTCGGTCTGTCGGATCTGATCGACTACAAGGTCGAAGACGGCGCCATTTCGGTGAAGCCGGCGAACGACACGCGCCAGGCGCGCGCCTTCTGGGGCATGCAGCGCACGCTGGTCTCGAACCTGGTCGAAGGCGTCACCGACGGCTTCACCAAGGTGCTCGTGATCAAGGGTGTCGGTTACCGTGCCAACGCCCAGGGCCGCAACCTGAAGCTGCAGCTCGGCTACAGCCACGATGTCGATCTGCCGGTTCCCGAAGGTCTTGAAGTCAAGACCCCGGACCAGACCACGATCGAGATTTCCGGTATCGACAAGCAGGCCGTGGGTCAGTTTGCCGCCGAAATCCGCCGCTGGCGCAAGCCCGAGCCTTACAAGGGCAAGGGTATCGCTTATCGCGGCGAATATATCTTCCGCAAGGAAGGGAAGAAGAGATAA
- the rplD gene encoding 50S ribosomal protein L4: MKIKVQNIDGTAVKGGDIELSDDVFGIEPRADILHRVVTWQLENRRGTARPTRERSDVARTGKKFGKQKGGGTARHGDRAAPIFIGGGKAHGARKRDFEQSLNKKVRALGLKMALSTKAKNGLVIVDSLELADAKTKALKGQLTKAGLTGKVLVIDGEQVDAGFKKAAGNLRGINVLPAIGANVYDILNHDTLVLTKAAVEKLEARFNG, from the coding sequence ATGAAGATCAAGGTTCAGAACATCGACGGCACCGCGGTCAAGGGCGGCGACATCGAGCTTTCGGACGACGTGTTCGGCATCGAGCCGCGCGCTGACATCCTGCACCGCGTGGTGACCTGGCAGCTCGAAAACCGCCGCGGCACTGCCCGCCCGACGCGTGAGCGTTCGGACGTTGCTCGCACCGGCAAGAAGTTCGGCAAGCAGAAGGGTGGTGGTACCGCCCGTCACGGTGACCGTGCTGCCCCGATCTTCATCGGTGGTGGTAAGGCTCACGGTGCGCGCAAGCGTGACTTCGAGCAGTCGCTCAACAAGAAGGTCCGTGCCCTCGGCCTGAAGATGGCGCTTTCGACCAAGGCCAAGAACGGTCTCGTGATCGTCGACAGCCTCGAACTGGCGGATGCCAAGACCAAGGCGCTCAAGGGTCAGCTCACCAAGGCCGGTCTGACCGGCAAGGTGCTGGTGATCGACGGCGAGCAGGTCGATGCAGGCTTCAAGAAGGCTGCCGGCAACCTGCGCGGGATCAACGTGCTCCCCGCAATCGGTGCCAATGTCTACGACATCCTCAACCACGACACGCTGGTGCTGACCAAGGCCGCTGTCGAAAAGCTGGAGGCGCGCTTCAATGGCTAA
- the rpsH gene encoding 30S ribosomal protein S8 produces MAMTDPLGDMLTRIRNGQRAKKDSVLTPASNLRASVLEVLQREGYIRGFSEDNSGKHKALRIELKYFEGEPAIKHVARVSKPGRRVYSGSKELPTIRNGLGITIVSTPRGVLSDAEARNHNVGGEVLAEVF; encoded by the coding sequence ATGGCAATGACCGATCCTCTGGGTGACATGCTCACCCGTATCCGCAACGGCCAGCGCGCCAAGAAGGACTCTGTCCTGACCCCGGCGAGCAACCTGCGCGCAAGCGTTCTCGAAGTGCTTCAGCGCGAAGGCTACATCCGTGGCTTTTCCGAAGACAATTCGGGCAAGCACAAGGCGCTGCGGATTGAACTGAAGTATTTCGAAGGCGAGCCTGCGATCAAGCATGTCGCCCGCGTTTCGAAGCCTGGCCGCCGCGTCTACTCGGGTTCCAAGGAACTGCCGACGATCCGCAACGGTCTTGGCATCACCATCGTCTCGACGCCGCGTGGCGTGCTTTCGGATGCCGAAGCACGCAACCACAACGTCGGTGGCGAAGTCCTGGCGGAGGTGTTCTGA
- the rplE gene encoding 50S ribosomal protein L5, which produces MADYTARLKAKYDDEIVKAMTEKFGYKNRMEVPKLDKITLNMGVGEASQDKKKVQTAAEEMALIAGQKPVITIAKKSIAQFKLREGMPIGCKVTLRRERMYEFLDRLVTVAMPRIRDFRGLNAKSFDGRGNYAMGLKEQIVFPEISYDKIDKVRGMDIIVTTTAKTDEEARELLRLFGFPFQGEAGKTDQKEAA; this is translated from the coding sequence ATGGCTGATTACACCGCACGTCTGAAGGCCAAGTATGACGACGAGATCGTCAAGGCCATGACCGAGAAGTTCGGTTACAAGAACCGGATGGAAGTCCCCAAGCTCGACAAGATCACGCTCAACATGGGCGTGGGCGAGGCGAGCCAGGACAAGAAGAAGGTTCAGACCGCCGCCGAGGAAATGGCACTGATCGCTGGCCAGAAGCCGGTTATCACGATCGCCAAGAAGTCGATCGCGCAGTTCAAGCTGCGTGAAGGCATGCCGATTGGTTGCAAGGTCACCTTGCGCCGTGAGCGGATGTACGAATTCCTTGACCGTCTCGTCACCGTGGCAATGCCGCGCATCCGAGATTTCCGCGGGCTGAACGCCAAGTCGTTCGATGGCCGTGGCAATTACGCGATGGGGCTGAAGGAACAGATCGTGTTCCCTGAAATCAGCTACGACAAGATCGACAAGGTGCGTGGGATGGACATCATTGTCACGACCACGGCAAAGACCGACGAAGAGGCGCGCGAGTTGCTGCGCCTGTTCGGTTTCCCCTTCCAGGGCGAAGCCGGAAAGACCGACCAGAAGGAGGCGGCGTGA
- the rpmC gene encoding 50S ribosomal protein L29, which yields MADITDLRTKSDDQLTAELTELKREAYNLRFQAATNQLEAPSRIRQVRRTIAQIKTLQSERAAKAAAAKA from the coding sequence ATGGCCGATATCACGGACCTTCGCACCAAGAGCGATGATCAGCTGACCGCCGAGCTCACCGAGCTCAAGCGCGAAGCCTACAATCTGCGCTTCCAGGCTGCGACCAACCAGCTCGAGGCTCCCTCGCGCATCCGCCAGGTGCGCCGGACCATCGCGCAGATCAAGACGCTGCAAAGCGAGCGTGCGGCGAAGGCCGCCGCTGCCAAGGCGTAA
- the rplN gene encoding 50S ribosomal protein L14, producing MIQMQSNLDVADNSGAKRVQCIKVLGGSKRRTAGVGDVIVVSIKEAQPRTKVKKGDVHRAVIVRTRKDVRRPDGTVIRFDSNAAVLVNKNEEPIGTRIFGPVVRELRGKGFMKIISLAPEVL from the coding sequence ATGATCCAGATGCAATCCAATCTCGACGTCGCGGACAACAGCGGCGCCAAGCGCGTCCAGTGCATCAAGGTGCTGGGCGGGTCGAAGCGTCGTACCGCGGGCGTCGGCGATGTGATCGTCGTCTCCATCAAGGAGGCGCAGCCGCGCACCAAGGTCAAGAAGGGCGACGTTCACCGTGCGGTGATCGTGCGTACCCGCAAGGACGTTCGTCGTCCGGATGGCACTGTCATCCGCTTCGACAGCAACGCGGCCGTGCTCGTGAACAAGAACGAGGAGCCGATCGGCACCCGTATTTTTGGCCCCGTGGTGCGCGAACTGCGCGGCAAGGGCTTCATGAAGATCATCTCGCTCGCTCCGGAGGTGCTGTAA
- the rpsN gene encoding 30S ribosomal protein S14 → MAKLSSINKNERRKKLVKQYAAKYEKLKAIADDESLDETERLMARLKMAELPRNANPTRVRNRCATTGRPRGYYRKFGINRIELRQLGNSGMIPGLTKSSW, encoded by the coding sequence ATGGCGAAACTGAGTTCCATCAACAAGAATGAGCGTCGCAAGAAGCTCGTGAAGCAGTACGCTGCGAAGTACGAGAAGCTGAAGGCGATTGCGGACGACGAAAGCCTCGACGAGACCGAGCGCCTGATGGCCCGGCTCAAGATGGCCGAGCTTCCGCGCAACGCGAACCCGACCCGGGTGCGCAACCGTTGCGCCACCACCGGCCGCCCGCGCGGCTATTACCGCAAGTTCGGCATCAACCGTATCGAACTGCGTCAACTCGGCAACAGCGGGATGATTCCCGGCCTGACCAAGTCGAGCTGGTGA
- the rpsE gene encoding 30S ribosomal protein S5 → MADENTIETPEVAVEAGDAGENQNRRGRGRGGNREGGDRGRGRGGRDNNRGGKQEEDDGIIEKLVHINRVSKTVKGGKRFGFAALVVVGDGQGRVGFGHGKAREVPEAITKATASARKKMIRVPLKEGRTLHHDGNGRFGAGKVTVRTAPAGTGIIAGGPMRAVFESLGVADVVTKSVGTSNPYNMIRATFDALTEQTSPKSVAQRRGKKVADLLGRGGASAAEAEADAAAIAE, encoded by the coding sequence ATGGCTGACGAAAACACCATCGAAACGCCCGAAGTGGCGGTCGAAGCTGGCGATGCCGGTGAGAACCAGAACCGTCGCGGCCGTGGTCGCGGCGGGAACCGCGAAGGCGGCGACCGCGGTCGTGGCCGCGGTGGCCGTGACAACAATCGCGGTGGCAAGCAGGAAGAAGATGATGGCATCATCGAAAAGCTGGTGCACATCAACCGCGTCTCGAAGACCGTAAAGGGCGGCAAGCGCTTCGGTTTCGCTGCGCTGGTCGTGGTCGGTGACGGCCAGGGCCGCGTCGGCTTCGGTCACGGCAAGGCCCGCGAAGTGCCTGAAGCGATCACCAAGGCGACCGCTTCGGCCCGCAAGAAGATGATCCGCGTTCCGCTCAAGGAAGGCCGCACGCTGCACCATGACGGCAACGGCCGCTTTGGCGCCGGCAAGGTGACGGTCCGCACCGCACCGGCAGGGACCGGCATCATCGCCGGTGGTCCGATGCGCGCCGTGTTCGAGAGCCTCGGCGTTGCCGACGTGGTGACCAAGTCGGTCGGCACCTCGAACCCCTACAACATGATCCGCGCCACTTTCGACGCGCTGACTGAGCAGACTTCGCCGAAGTCAGTGGCTCAGCGTCGCGGCAAGAAGGTTGCCGACCTCCTGGGTCGCGGCGGGGCGAGTGCAGCTGAAGCGGAAGCCGATGCTGCCGCGATTGCGGAGTAA
- the rpsQ gene encoding 30S ribosomal protein S17, with the protein MPKRILVGTVSSDKTDKTVTVLVERKVKHPLYGKIIRRSKKYHAHDEQNEYTVGDVVRIEETRPISKTKTWIVKDRVVAGGVQAVEADLDVAAAGN; encoded by the coding sequence ATGCCCAAGCGTATCCTCGTCGGGACTGTGAGCTCCGACAAGACCGACAAGACCGTGACCGTGCTGGTCGAACGCAAGGTGAAGCACCCGCTTTACGGGAAGATCATCCGTCGTTCGAAGAAGTATCACGCTCACGACGAGCAGAACGAATACACCGTGGGTGACGTGGTGCGGATCGAAGAGACCCGCCCCATTTCCAAGACCAAGACCTGGATCGTCAAGGACCGGGTCGTGGCAGGTGGCGTGCAGGCGGTGGAAGCCGACCTTGACGTCGCAGCCGCGGGTAACTGA
- the rplO gene encoding 50S ribosomal protein L15, translating to MKLNDIRDNAGARKGRIRVGRGIGSGKGKTSARGQKGQKARSGVAIKGFEGGQMPLHMRLPKRGFNNPFGKDYAEVNIGMIQRFIDAGKLDAKGTITEEALREAGLVRGGKHGVRLLGKGEITAKVAFAVTGATKGAIAAVEKAGGSVEVAAPATPEHEKKLARRDANKAAKAK from the coding sequence ATGAAACTGAATGACATCCGCGACAATGCCGGCGCCCGCAAGGGTCGCATCCGTGTCGGCCGTGGTATCGGCTCGGGCAAGGGCAAGACCTCGGCACGCGGTCAGAAGGGCCAGAAGGCCCGTTCGGGCGTTGCCATCAAGGGCTTCGAAGGCGGTCAGATGCCGCTGCACATGCGTCTTCCGAAGCGCGGGTTCAACAACCCCTTTGGCAAGGACTATGCCGAAGTGAACATCGGCATGATCCAGAGGTTCATCGACGCCGGCAAACTCGATGCCAAGGGCACGATCACCGAGGAAGCCCTGCGTGAAGCCGGCCTTGTGCGCGGCGGCAAGCATGGCGTGCGTCTGCTCGGCAAGGGCGAGATCACCGCGAAGGTTGCCTTCGCTGTGACCGGCGCGACCAAGGGTGCGATCGCGGCGGTCGAAAAGGCCGGCGGCAGCGTCGAAGTGGCAGCACCTGCCACCCCCGAACACGAAAAGAAGCTTGCTCGCCGCGACGCCAACAAGGCGGCAAAGGCGAAGTAA
- the rplX gene encoding 50S ribosomal protein L24 — protein MAAAKIKKGDNVVVLSGKDKGRTGTVAQVMPKDSKVVVEGVNVVARHRKPSQTNPQGGIDRFAAPMAISKVALADPKTGKPTRVRFETKDGKKVRVAVKSGETIDG, from the coding sequence ATGGCCGCCGCTAAGATCAAGAAGGGTGACAACGTCGTCGTCCTGTCGGGCAAGGACAAGGGCCGCACCGGTACGGTCGCCCAGGTCATGCCCAAGGACAGCAAGGTCGTTGTCGAAGGCGTGAACGTCGTCGCCCGTCACCGCAAGCCCAGCCAGACCAACCCCCAGGGTGGCATCGACCGTTTCGCGGCTCCGATGGCAATCTCGAAGGTTGCTCTTGCTGATCCCAAGACCGGCAAGCCCACCCGCGTCCGCTTCGAAACGAAGGACGGCAAGAAGGTGCGCGTTGCTGTCAAGAGTGGGGAAACGATCGATGGCTGA
- the rpsC gene encoding 30S ribosomal protein S3 — MGQKSNPIGLRLQINRTWDSRWYAEGRDYAQLLKEDVAIRKYIMKNLPQAAVSKVVIERPAKLCRVSIYAARPGVIIGKKGADIEKLRSKLATMTKSDVKLNIVEIRKPEIDSKLVAQGIADQLVRRVAFRRAMKRAVQSALRLGAEGIKIVCGGRLGGAEIARVEWYREGRVPLHTLRANIDYAETEALTAYGIIGIKVWIFKGEILAHDPTAQDRLMLEAQTSGVRPAR; from the coding sequence ATGGGCCAGAAGAGCAATCCGATCGGTCTGCGCCTGCAGATCAACCGCACCTGGGACAGCCGGTGGTACGCCGAAGGGCGCGACTATGCACAGCTGCTCAAGGAAGATGTCGCGATCCGCAAGTACATCATGAAGAACCTGCCGCAGGCGGCAGTTTCCAAGGTGGTGATCGAGCGTCCGGCCAAGCTGTGCCGCGTGTCGATCTATGCGGCGCGTCCCGGTGTCATCATCGGCAAGAAGGGCGCAGACATCGAAAAGCTGCGTTCGAAGCTCGCCACGATGACCAAGAGCGACGTGAAGCTGAACATCGTCGAGATCCGCAAGCCGGAAATCGATTCCAAGCTTGTCGCTCAGGGCATCGCCGACCAGCTGGTTCGCCGCGTGGCATTCCGCCGGGCGATGAAGCGCGCCGTGCAGTCGGCTCTGCGTCTTGGCGCCGAAGGCATTAAGATCGTTTGCGGCGGCCGTTTGGGCGGGGCGGAAATCGCCCGCGTCGAATGGTACCGTGAAGGCCGCGTGCCGCTTCACACCCTGCGTGCGAACATCGATTACGCCGAAACCGAGGCGCTGACCGCCTACGGGATCATCGGGATCAAGGTGTGGATCTTCAAGGGCGAGATCCTTGCCCATGATCCGACCGCGCAAGACCGCCTGATGCTGGAAGCGCAGACTTCCGGCGTCCGCCCGGCTCGTTGA
- the rplB gene encoding 50S ribosomal protein L2 yields the protein MALKNYKPTSPARRGLILVDKSALYKGKPVKALTEGKHKTGGRNNKGHVTSRGIAGGHKQKYRYIDFKRRKWDTPATVERLEYDPNRTAFIALVKYEDGEQTYIIAPQRLAVGDVVVAGEKTDTKPGNAMLLGQMPVGTICHNVEMKPGKGGQIARSAGTYVQVVGRDRAMVIVRLNSGEQRYLRADCMGTVGAVSNPDNANQNFAKAGRKRWMGVRPLTRGVAKNPVDHPHGGGEGRTSGGRHPVTPWGKPTKGARTRHNKQTDKMIIRSRHAKKKR from the coding sequence ATGGCACTCAAGAACTACAAGCCGACCAGTCCCGCGCGCCGCGGTCTGATCCTGGTCGACAAGTCGGCCCTCTACAAGGGCAAGCCGGTCAAGGCGCTTACCGAAGGCAAGCACAAGACCGGTGGCCGCAACAACAAGGGTCACGTCACCTCGCGCGGGATCGCCGGTGGTCACAAGCAGAAGTACCGCTACATCGACTTCAAGCGTCGCAAGTGGGACACCCCGGCCACGGTCGAGCGTCTGGAATACGACCCCAACCGCACCGCCTTCATCGCGCTGGTGAAGTACGAAGACGGTGAGCAAACCTACATCATCGCTCCGCAGCGTCTTGCTGTCGGCGACGTGGTGGTGGCTGGCGAAAAGACCGACACCAAGCCGGGCAATGCGATGTTGCTGGGTCAGATGCCGGTCGGCACGATCTGCCACAACGTCGAGATGAAGCCGGGCAAGGGCGGTCAGATCGCCCGTTCGGCAGGCACCTATGTGCAGGTCGTCGGTCGTGACCGCGCCATGGTCATCGTGCGTCTGAACTCGGGCGAACAGCGTTACCTGCGTGCCGATTGCATGGGCACGGTGGGCGCGGTGTCGAACCCCGACAACGCCAACCAGAATTTCGCCAAGGCTGGCCGCAAGCGTTGGATGGGCGTCCGCCCGCTGACCCGCGGTGTTGCGAAGAACCCGGTCGACCACCCGCACGGTGGTGGTGAAGGCCGGACCTCCGGTGGTCGCCATCCGGTGACGCCGTGGGGCAAGCCGACCAAGGGTGCTCGCACTCGCCACAACAAGCAGACGGACAAGATGATCATCCGTTCGCGTCACGCGAAGAAGAAGAGGTAA
- a CDS encoding 50S ribosomal protein L23, whose translation MAKKQTVDARHYDVIIAPHITEKSTLASEFNAVVFKVAGSATKPQIKEAIEAIYDKKVLAVNTLVQKGKTKRWKGKAYQRSDVKKAIVTLAEGEMIDITSGI comes from the coding sequence ATGGCTAAGAAGCAGACTGTCGATGCGCGTCACTACGACGTGATCATCGCGCCGCACATCACGGAAAAGTCGACGCTCGCGTCGGAATTCAATGCCGTGGTCTTCAAGGTCGCGGGTTCCGCGACAAAGCCCCAGATCAAGGAAGCGATCGAGGCGATCTACGACAAGAAGGTCCTCGCCGTGAACACCCTGGTCCAGAAGGGCAAGACCAAGCGCTGGAAGGGCAAGGCCTATCAGCGCTCCGACGTGAAGAAGGCCATTGTCACCCTCGCCGAGGGTGAAATGATCGACATCACCAGCGGTATCTGA